A genomic window from Ascaphus truei isolate aAscTru1 chromosome 1, aAscTru1.hap1, whole genome shotgun sequence includes:
- the LOC142465159 gene encoding vomeronasal type-2 receptor 26-like — translation MSCNPNQHEVPHATAPFSPEDLVFLDHSESCQKCPGDRWPNEKNKCVLKSTEFLSYKRDPIAAIFSVISVLFSIISTIILRIFILLRDTPIVKANNHNLSLILLVSIMLSFLCVFLFLGRPVDITCMLRQTSFGIIFSIAVSSVLAKTIMVCIAFKATKPGNTWRKWMGVKISNCVVFICSFIQVLISVSWLAISPPFQELNTHSYPGKIIIQCNEGSVVAFYTVLGYLGFLAAVSFIVAFLARKLPDSFNEAKYITFSMLVFCSVWVSVIPAYLSVMGKNMVIVEIFAILASSAGNRRLRPFKVSSLPSLEIRCLSGRFT, via the exons ATGTCCTGTAATCCAAATCAGCATGAAGTTCCAcatgccaccgctcccttctctccggaGGACTTGGTTTTCCTTGACC ACAGTGAATCTTGCCAGAAGTGTCCAGGTGATCGGTGGCCAAATGAGAAGAACAAATGTGTTCTGAAAAGCACCGAATTTCTATCCTACAAAAGGGATCCAATAGCTGCGATCTTCTCTgttatttctgttttattttctattataAGTACCATTATCTTGCGTATCTTCATTTTACTCCGGGACACTCCCATTGTCAAAGCCAATAATCACAACCTCAGTTTAATTCTCCTTGTCTCCATCATGCTGAGCTTCCTCTGTGTGTTCTTGTTCCTTGGTCGTCCTGTGGATATAACCTGCATGCTGAGACAAACCTCTTTTGGAATTATCTTCTCCATAGCGGTCTCTTCTGTGCTGGCCAAGACTATCATGGTTTGCATTGCTTTCAAAGCCACCAAACCTGGTAACACCTGGAGAAAATGGATGGGAGTCAAAATATCCAACTGTGTGGTCTTTATTTGTTCGTTTATTCAAGTTTTAATTAGCGTTAGTTGGTTGGCTATTTCTCCCCCCTTCCAGGAGCTTAACACACACTCTTATCCTGGAAAGATCATTATTCAGTGTAATGAAGGCTCTGTTGTTGCCTTTTACACTGTCCTGGGTTACCTGGGATTCCTTGCAGCTGTGAGTTTCATTGTAGCTTTCCTAGCTAGGAAATTACCTGACAGTTTTAATGAAGCCAAGTACATCACCTTCAGCATGTTGGtgttctgcagtgtgtgggtctCTGTTATACCAGCATATTTAAGTGTTATGGGAAAGAACATGGTTATTGTAGAGATTTTTGCCATATTAGCATCAAGTGCGG GAAATAGGAGGTTAAGACCCTTTAAAGTTTCCTCGTTACCTTCTCTTGAAATTCGATGTTTAAGTGGAAGATTCACATAA